The Salvia splendens isolate huo1 chromosome 20, SspV2, whole genome shotgun sequence nucleotide sequence ACTCTTGTTTATGTATGCAAATATTGATTAATGTTAATGGTTGGGTTATGCTTGTTGTGTTGCAGGCATTTTGGCATGAAGCTGCTTAGAGAAAGAGACACATCATGAAATTGCAATCTTTTTGTTAAATAGGAAATTGAATGAGTTAAATCACTCATCTGTTTTTGTGCTACTAAAGATTTCTTTAGCTTCTGGTTTCCCAATATTCTTGAATGTAATTTTTGTTCTTGGATATTCAACAAATTGAGGATATTGTGTGCTTCAACTTTCAAGTCAAATATACCACTTAAATTCATGtataataatttctttatttcaatattttaacTTCCAACTTGGCAAGACAAGGCCAAAACACTCctataaagaaaaagagaaaaaactgCCTTTGCCGGTTTTCAGTTATTATAGTTACTGTAACAAGTAAATGAAGTCaatgatttaaaaataaaatgaagatGTTCATGGCTCATTTAGGCAAAAAATGGAAGCAGCAACCTCCATTTGGTGTGCCAGTTGTAATCTCAGCAACCAAACACACAAGAAACAATCTTATCCCATCCTTCCCTCTCTCCACAAACACTCTCTCTCCACCAACTTGAGGCGCACCTCCACCACTTTGAACTCTGCAGCAAATTCAGGATCCCCCTGGCCTTCCATCTTAGTCTCCGACAAGCTCGGAGAGGCCGGCCTCCATCTGCTCCGTCAGTTCGGCCACGTGGAGTGCCTCTACAATCTGTCTTCAGATGAATTGTGCTCGAGGATCGGTGAGTTTGATGCGCTGGTTGTCCGGAGTGGGACCAGGGTCACGCGCCGCCTGTTTGAAGCCGCCAAAGGGCGGTTGAAGGTGGTGGGACGAGCTGGCGTGGGGATCGACAATGTGGATAGGCAGGCTGCTACCGAGTTCGGGTGTTTGGTGGTGAATGCCCCCACGGCCAACACAATCGCGGCTGCTGAGCACGGGATTGCTCTGCTGACCGCCATGGCGAGGAATGTGGCTCGGGCTGATGCCTCCATGAAAGCTGGTATgtgtataaatatatttatagacAAGAATTTAAAAGTTGTATTGTCAATTTGTCATGTATTTTTATAAATGTTGTTGATAGGAAAATGGGAACGTAGCAAGAATGTTGGTGTTAGTGTGGTTGGGAAGACTCTGGCGGTGATGGGATTCGGTAGGGTTGGAAGTGAGGTTGCAAGGCGCGGAAAGGCGCTAGGAATGCGTGTTATTGCTCACGACCCTTACGCGCCTGCTGATACAGTGCGCGCCGTTGGTGTGGATTTGGTCTCTTTTGATGAAGCTCTTTCCACTGCACATTTTGTGTCCCTGCACATGCCTCTTACCCCTTCGACTCGCGGACTGTTCGATGATCGAGCCTTTGCCAAGATGGCCAAGGGAGTGCGCTTCATCAACGTTGCCCGTGGGGGCCTTGTGGATGAGGATGCTTTGCTCAGAGCCCTTGATTCTGGAATTGTTGCTCAGgtcctccctctctctcccatCTTGACActgattgtgattgtgattgtgattgtgattgtgattgtgattgtgattgaggTGGTGAAATTTGTTGGTACGGGTAGGCGGCCGTTGATGTGCTCTCAGAGGAGCCTCCATCGGGAGACGCCAGTCGACTCGCGCAGCATGAGAATGTGATAACCACGCCTCACCTCGGAGCTAGCACGAAGGAAGCACAGGAGCAAGTCGCCGTGGAGATAGCTGAGGCTGTTGTTGGTGCATTAAGAGGGGAGCTTTCTGCTACTGCACTCAATGCTCCCATCATTTCTCCTCAGGTCACCGCTACCGATGCGCCTTCTCCTCTAACTCAAACGCTTTCCCCATCGCCACTCATTCGTGTTTGATCTCTTACCAGGTCATGTCCGCGCTGGGTCCTTACGTTGCTCTAGCCGAGAAGCTGGGCAGAGTAGCTGTGCAGTTGGTTGCCGGAGGAACTGGAATCCAATCGGTCAAGGTGCTCTATGCTTCACCTCGAGATCCAGACGACTTGGACACTAGGATACTACGAGCTATGATCACGAAGGGCATCATCGAGCCTATCTCCGATGCCCATGTCAACCTCGTGAACGCAGACTTCATAGCCAAGCAGAAGCACCTTAGGATTAGCGAGGAAAAGGTTGCTACAAACTCGTCAGTGGACCAGCCCGTGGAGTCGATTCAGCTGCAGATAAGTGGCGCCGCGTCTAGATTCGAGAGCACGTTGCTGGACAACGGGAGGATTAGCATCCAAGGGAGTGTGAAGCAGGGGGTGCCTCATTTGACGCGCGTGGGAGCCTTCAGCGTGAACGTGAGCTTGGAAGGGAACGTCATACTGTGTCATCAATTGGACCAGCCGGGAATGATCGGACAAGTCGGGAATATTCTCGGAGAGCGCAACGTGAACGTGAGCTACATGAGTGTTGGAAGGAGTGGTAAGAGGGGGAAGGCCATAATGGCTATTGGGGTGGATGAAGAACCTGATGAAGCTACCCTCAAAGAAATAGGAGAGGTTCCTGCAATTTATGAGTGTGTCTTCCTTCATCTTTGAAAACTGGCTGCTAATCACATTCACAGCTCTCAAGTAAATGTTCAAGATTGATAGTAAATGCTCAAAAAATCATATACATGAAACCTGCTGCTAAATAATGTCATGTACAAAACTGCGAATCATCGAGCTATGTTTCGTTTCGTTTCGTTTCATTTCCTACCAGTTTTCCAGTTTTTTATGGGGAAAAGGGTCACTCTTGGGGGGGAAACTTCTTTCGGCCGCAATACTGAGATTGCAGCACTGTCGCGTTCGCCCTTGTCTGAGGCCTCATCTGTCAGAAGTTTCAGCTCGAACGCCCCTCGGTTGAGCCCTCTAGCCACCTGCAGATATAGACGACCACTCAAATATAAGTTATAAACCATTAAACACTAGTTTGACTAGAAATGAATGCTATTTTGCATACCTTTAGGAGAATCCAAACTTTGAGAGAACTACTTAAAACCGCCAGTCGTGTCCGCTTTCCTGAGGTCAGATAGTTACACATGTGTCGATCCACCCTTAAGATGAATCGTGGCCAAGATTTGGGTTTCCCGAGATCTGCTTTCTGATCCATTGTTGACTGATGAAATAAAGAGACATCCGTTAGAGCACAGTGAAACGCAAGACATCAAAACGTGAAGTAGGCAAGTTTTTTTTACGTTGTGAACAAACAACTAATACAGCAGAAGGAAAACCACTTACCAAAAGTCGACATATTTCATGCTCAATCTTGGAAAATGACGTCTCCAAAGCTTCCACTCTGCCGGTTGCCTGGCAGCAGATGCATGGTTCACTGATCATGAAGGTAACACTCGGTCGAACCTATCAAGTATTACCATAGAAAAGGTATCAGCAGCTAATAAAGTGTATGCAATAAGAGATGCACAACTGTATAATTGCCTTACCAAAGGCTAAAAGGTGAATGTAAATATATCTATTTGTCAAGAAATCttgaaaaaatatcaacataccCGCTTTCGAGTTATTTCCATCAGCCCATTCCTGGACAATTCGGATACTTTCACGGTTGATCTGTCCCTCTCAACAGCTTTCTTAACTTCTTCATAAACGAGCCTCTTATTCGCTGCACCATCAaagaaaaatgttaaaattgaTACATTAGATTTCTGAGCTTCTCCATTCCTAATAGAAGTCCGCTCCTCCTTACTAAGTTGTAACATTTTCTCAAATAGATATTTGTCATTAGCCTTCCATTCAAAAGGAGGAAGCACAATTAGCATGCCGAATACCAAGCACATGTATAAGTCTTACTAAATACAGAGTAATCATAAAACGAAGCTAtaggaagaaagaaaaaaacgcTAGTGCAGTGCATCTGCAGGCCACTGAACTCGAAAAAATAACTCTTATACTTACAATCATCTACCATATCAATGAAATCCACAACAATAATTCCACCAATATCTCTGAGCCTTGATTCTCTGGCAATCTGCAAGGAAGAAACATGTCCAGCATAAATTACAAGTTCATTTATACAACAATACTAAGCATAGGTAACTACATAAAATCAATGTACAATATCACTCCAGCATGCTACTTAGTACATAGAAAATGACAAATTCACATAGCTTCTAAGTTCTAACTAGCATAAGAGATTTTTTTAACCAGTGAGGATGTTCTAAATCAAGCATGTTCATCCAAAGCACAAATCTACATCTAGACATGGCTCTAAAAAGGGTCTTGATTACAGACCACATAacactacctccgtcccactaatattttttaaaatcattttCTGGGTTGTACCATGTATAATGTCTCAAATCCAAAGAAGTGGCTTAACCAGTGGGTCCCTTTAATTTATAAAACACTAAAACTGCATTCATTAATATGTGTATCCACAGTTTTGAGACATTATTAGTGGGACAGAGAAAGTAGAACATAGACAGGGAAAGCAAAACTAACTGAATCTGAATACCTGTTTGGCTGCGGCAAGATTCACTTCAAGAATAGCTTTCTCTTGTGAAGTCCCTTGACCTAGCATACAATGGCCCCCATTTACATCAATAGATACCAATGCCTCAGTTTGTTCAATCACTAGATAACCACCATTAGCCAGAGGAACCctaaaaagtaaatgagatTCTTCTCAGGCAGGAATAACTTGACTTGCAAATTAATAAATACATATATGAGACAAAGTTGAGTGATAATGAACGCGAGTCATGCAACTGAATTCGACTGAAAAGATAGCACTAAAGATTATGAATGAAGTTAGCAGCACTTTAAACATATCAGATATGTAACCTCAGTCATATGAGATATGTTTTCGTTGTAtagcaatgttatcaaatagcggatatggcggcgccatggcgctatggcatggcgttcggtggtagaaacgccatagcaccatgtcgtcatagcaccgccatatccgacatttgacaacattgcgtgtgtactgcatttaggaatagggcattatgcaagaaacatggttgttagagtggtatattatgctttattaattgtttaaagtgttttagatgttatattttttatattttttaatttttgaattatatataaatatataagtattattttatttatttaatttttgaccgccatatccgccatactaatacgccatatccctgtggcggtttttaggcaaaccgccataagctgccatacgagattgataacattgttGTATAGAATAAAACCTTACACTTTGTTTCATTTTTGTCCTTGATGACAAGAAAATTTTCTAGTCTTGTCGCTTCGGATAGAAGCTATCATATCATTCCAAGAAAAAATGAGATTAAAGCAAGAAATCAGAGAAAAGATCTCCAGAATTTAATCGTGAATAATTATCCAGGAAAGGTAACCTAAGGACCAACATAGAGCCACACAGTTCCCATCAATGAATGGATATTTCAAGACTTACTATTTGAATTAAAACGAGGTATGTCTAGTATCATAGTAAAGTTAACTAAACCCATCAGTTCATATGCTTCAAGACTGTGACCTGATTAAAGCATTCAGTGGTGATTTTCTTTTGCCCAGTAAAAATTTATGCTTCATTCTAGTTGCTATAAGTTTCAACCAGTTGTTGGTGCTGAACCTCATTTCAACCATCCATTAGATCGATAAAGAACTAGGATACTATGATATTTTTGGGGGTAGGAGTATAAAATTGTAACTTTAGTACTTTACAATCTTAGAGCTGACTAAAAGCATAATGTTCATAGGGTGTTTACTTTTCATGATTGGTACGATCACACAATAGAGGATTGACGAATTTTATCcccattattattagtatttttctAATTCCACCTTTTCAGTGGGATAAGAATCAATTCAATCCCTCATAGTAAACAAGGATTAACCTATACTATTTCTATCTATTTAGGCTAATCCACAAAAGTAAACGCTTTCTCAAAGTACATGAAGGAAAACAGATCTAAAGAACAAGACTAACCTTTTGGTAAGAATGCTATTGATTTCTTCCTCAATATTGTATTTATCAAAGAGAGGGGTCCTTTCGCTGTATAACTCAACTCTGTCGCAAAGGTCCGGTGCTATATCTTGAAGATAGTTGGTGACCTAATACATAACAAAGAAGTCAATATCTTGTATTTGGAATTAAAAGAAGCATATAATACAACAATATTGGTTCCTTTTTGGTCAGGGCTAATTAAATAGTTCAGACTAATATCTAATCCTCGCAGATGCACAACTAGAATGGTAACTAGGATGTTGCAAATAGCAACCAGCTTTCATACCTCATGGTAAGTCCGTGGAGAATCAACTACCATGCTTTCCACCTAAAGAAACAAAGAGTCAAAGTGATCAGATGCATTGACATTATGACTTTGATTCACAATTAAAAAGTAGGGctacaaaacaataaaattcaacgaAGAGTGAAACTTTGATCGAGAGAAAAAGATTCAATGCAGTCACcttctcattaaaataatcttgaACTACTGAAAGTGTTTGGCCCATTGCCCTATGTAGCATAACAGGAACAGCTCCTTCAACACCTTCATCTGCAGCAAGAGCAGCAGATTTTCCATCGTCAACTATGTTTTTCCACGTTGATAGGAGGCCTTCCAAATCTCTCTGCAATTCCTCCAGTGAATGACCAGAAGCAACAGTCCTTACAGTGAGCCCGAATCCAGTTGGCTGCAAAGTTTTGGCTATAAGCCGTAATCGTGTTCGGTCAACACCAGAAATTTTCTTCGAAATTCCTATTGTTTTGCAGCAAGTCATCAGTACCTACAACATTAAAGACAATCTGAGAAACTTGATCAAATATATAAATCCTGGAGCATTTAGCATAGAAGTTGAGGTCACTAATTATTAGATACCCAGAATCTGCTTCGCAGCTTTGGATAAGCCGTTAACGTGGGGCCTTTTGTACCCAATCCTTCCTTAATAACTTGTACAATTATCTTAGAGCCCCTTTTAACTTGTTCCCATTTATTCTCTTTAATCTTAATGCTGGCATCCTGGGGTTGGCTTCTACTCTGCAGCTGCTCAGCCTCTCCATTCAGATGTTTTACAAACTTGGGTTTTTCAATGTCAACTCCATGCTCGACTATGCTACCATTCAGATTCTCCTTTAAGATATCTAACACATCAAACTTAGTCTGATTCCCGTGATGTTCAAACTCGTCAATAACCAATTCATCTTCGCTCTGGTCGTCATCCTCCTCATCTAGCTCTTCTACTCCAGTAGATAAGGCTCCATTTTCAGGAAAATCGACATGCTCTTCAGGTTTATCAGATGTGGAGCTTATTACCTCTGTTTCCTCCATAGGGCCACAGAATGAAGGAAATACAAATGGTCTCTTATTGGGCCTTATATCCATGAAAGATGGCCTTGGACTGCCAATATTTACAAATGCACCACCCATATGAGGTACGAGTTTTGTCACTACTCCTAGATATACACTATCACACTGAACATTGTTTTTCACAGGCTCCAACAATAGTTCAACAAGTTTATTATGTTCTAGTACAGCAATCCTTTGAACGGTACATATCGAAGAATTGATCAATATGACAGTGGAAACAGAGTCCTCCTTTTCCGTCTCATTATTTTCTTCCTCATGCATCAGATTCTCAGGTGTGGTGGGCTGATGCGGTTCACTGAGTGCAGTCTGAGTAACCTCATCATTACCCAACTCGCTCGTGAGCACGCCTGAAGCCTCCTTGGCTCTAGAGCATACAGATTCAAATATCCAGGGCTCCTCAACCATATAATTCGTTAATAAAGAATCAGACTGTTCCAATATATCCATTCCATTCACATTATAATTATACTTACTGGAATCCCCACCATGGCTTGATTCATTTAACGTTTCCGAGTTCTGAACACTACCATTTGAGCAGTTCAATTTCTCAGTTTCATTACCAATATCACTTGAAGTACATATACCATCAAAATGGTGAGAGACAAGGGACGGCTGCATTAGCCAAGGTTCCTCCACAAGGAAAGCTTCAGTAATGTGTGAATTCCTTGGAATACGAGAGGGAGAGATATGGCAATCACCGAAGAACAAGTTGCACGCCAAGTAGTAACTTGCAGAGCATCTTGCAATCTTCTCATCATCTGTGAAACCACTGGACACATTTGAGTGTTCAGCAACATATTGGAGCAAAATCTGACTCTAATGACTACAAGGATACAGGCAAAATACCTCTTGGTAAAGCAGGCAGGAGGAACCGTCGAGATCTATTCCCCATCCATGACTGAAATACCGGCTTTCTCCTGTAACGAGGTTTGGACTTCCCCGTACATTTTCTACATTGCTGGCTTGGCGAAAATGGCAGCACAGAATATTGAATTCTGGTTCCCCACAAGACATCAGAAGATGCCCACATGTCTTGGTTTGCAAAAGAATTAGACTTGATTCACTTCAAGGGGCCTTCACCATGGAAAATCAATTTACATTAAATCGTTCACCAAGTAAGAGCACACGCTTATTTTCCAATTACTTTAGTTATTAAGAAgtaccccctccgtcccacaaaaattgtcttatttttccattttggtccgtttctccatttttcaataataatacttcaatcactttttctttctacatctcTCGTAcattaccaatttcacattaaaacctATGTCGTCTCCAAAGTCCctatatttatgaaatttgaaAGCTTTATTTCCTTCGGTTCAAGAAAGTCCTTGCCTTTTTCATCAACAATCAATACAGAGAAACTATCTAATCAATTTATTTCACTCAGATAGAGTCGTGAAGGTAAATACAAATTGGGCACAAACAGCATATAATTGAAAGTTGGGCAAGCAAATTAGGGGTGGGGACGAGGTAATGCGAAGAAGAAAGTAGAGAGGAGAGGCGTTTACCTCTGAGAATTTGGTCGAAAACCCATTAACAGAAGCACAAAAAGGCGACGGCTTTGAATGCGAGGGAGCAAGAGCAGGAACAGCAGCTCTCCTCGCCTGCTAGAATCTTTATCTACTTTCTTACAAACTGTTTCTACTTCATAACAAATTCCACTTTGGCCCCTCTTATTTTCAGTTTCTGCATAAGGAGGGTTTTTCTTAGATAttctttttttccaattttagatttttaaattctagatatttattattgtatataactatatttataataattgtttttatatataataaatatatgattaactaagaaaattttatttctgcatactttaaaattataaattacatgAGGCCTGAGGGGTTTTTTTATATAAAGTTTAAGAAAGCTGagtttagtgaattaaatagaaataaaataaaacgatAAACTAAAGTAGTTATGAGAaagaagagagtaaaataagaaaaaaaatattgaaaatgagattagatattttatttttagcaataaatgaaaataattaagtaattttgGACATTTCAAAATAGAATACGACTTAAGTAACTTCGGATAAATGGAGTACTAAATTTTACTGTAATAAATaaggagatgatcaaaatacaACTAATATTAAGTGCATAACTAGTGAACAAATCTCAGACATTAAATCAAAACGATCTAGTTCACTATATGAGCGTTTTAGTTCACAATATGAATTTGAAAACAAAGAGTGAACCAAAACACCATTAGTAAAGTATTTACTCCGTGAATGATTTAGTTCACTGTAATGgcgttttggttcactccttcgtgtagtgaactaaatcactcttatagtgaactaaattgtTGTCATAGTGAGCTAAATTcttgtttaattatgtatttaagTAGTGGTTTCCCTAAATCACTACTCGTAATAAATaactattataattataataaaaataattataattttattattattattatcattatttttattattattattattattattattattatctgtTACTTTAATAtaactatttaaattatgaatcacgGGTCGTGTTTAAACTAGATA carries:
- the LOC121782285 gene encoding D-3-phosphoglycerate dehydrogenase 2, chloroplastic-like; the protein is MEAATSIWCASCNLSNQTHKKQSYPILPSLHKHSLSTNLRRTSTTLNSAANSGSPWPSILVSDKLGEAGLHLLRQFGHVECLYNLSSDELCSRIGEFDALVVRSGTRVTRRLFEAAKGRLKVVGRAGVGIDNVDRQAATEFGCLVVNAPTANTIAAAEHGIALLTAMARNVARADASMKAGKWERSKNVGVSVVGKTLAVMGFGRVGSEVARRGKALGMRVIAHDPYAPADTVRAVGVDLVSFDEALSTAHFVSLHMPLTPSTRGLFDDRAFAKMAKGVRFINVARGGLVDEDALLRALDSGIVAQAAVDVLSEEPPSGDASRLAQHENVITTPHLGASTKEAQEQVAVEIAEAVVGALRGELSATALNAPIISPQVMSALGPYVALAEKLGRVAVQLVAGGTGIQSVKVLYASPRDPDDLDTRILRAMITKGIIEPISDAHVNLVNADFIAKQKHLRISEEKVATNSSVDQPVESIQLQISGAASRFESTLLDNGRISIQGSVKQGVPHLTRVGAFSVNVSLEGNVILCHQLDQPGMIGQVGNILGERNVNVSYMSVGRSGKRGKAIMAIGVDEEPDEATLKEIGEVPAIYECVFLHL
- the LOC121782284 gene encoding ribonuclease E/G-like protein, chloroplastic isoform X1; the encoded protein is MWASSDVLWGTRIQYSVLPFSPSQQCRKCTGKSKPRYRRKPVFQSWMGNRSRRFLLPALPRDDEKIARCSASYYLACNLFFGDCHISPSRIPRNSHITEAFLVEEPWLMQPSLVSHHFDGICTSSDIGNETEKLNCSNGSVQNSETLNESSHGGDSSKYNYNVNGMDILEQSDSLLTNYMVEEPWIFESVCSRAKEASGVLTSELGNDEVTQTALSEPHQPTTPENLMHEEENNETEKEDSVSTVILINSSICTVQRIAVLEHNKLVELLLEPVKNNVQCDSVYLGVVTKLVPHMGGAFVNIGSPRPSFMDIRPNKRPFVFPSFCGPMEETEVISSTSDKPEEHVDFPENGALSTGVEELDEEDDDQSEDELVIDEFEHHGNQTKFDVLDILKENLNGSIVEHGVDIEKPKFVKHLNGEAEQLQSRSQPQDASIKIKENKWEQVKRGSKIIVQVIKEGLGTKGPTLTAYPKLRSRFWVLMTCCKTIGISKKISGVDRTRLRLIAKTLQPTGFGLTVRTVASGHSLEELQRDLEGLLSTWKNIVDDGKSAALAADEGVEGAVPVMLHRAMGQTLSVVQDYFNEKVESMVVDSPRTYHEVTNYLQDIAPDLCDRVELYSERTPLFDKYNIEEEINSILTKRVPLANGGYLVIEQTEALVSIDVNGGHCMLGQGTSQEKAILEVNLAAAKQIARESRLRDIGGIIVVDFIDMVDDSNKRLVYEEVKKAVERDRSTVKVSELSRNGLMEITRKRVRPSVTFMISEPCICCQATGRVEALETSFSKIEHEICRLLSTMDQKADLGKPKSWPRFILRVDRHMCNYLTSGKRTRLAVLSSSLKVWILLKVARGLNRGAFELKLLTDEASDKGERDSAAISVLRPKEVSPPRVTLFPIKNWKTGRK
- the LOC121782284 gene encoding ribonuclease E/G-like protein, chloroplastic isoform X2, coding for MQPSLVSHHFDGICTSSDIGNETEKLNCSNGSVQNSETLNESSHGGDSSKYNYNVNGMDILEQSDSLLTNYMVEEPWIFESVCSRAKEASGVLTSELGNDEVTQTALSEPHQPTTPENLMHEEENNETEKEDSVSTVILINSSICTVQRIAVLEHNKLVELLLEPVKNNVQCDSVYLGVVTKLVPHMGGAFVNIGSPRPSFMDIRPNKRPFVFPSFCGPMEETEVISSTSDKPEEHVDFPENGALSTGVEELDEEDDDQSEDELVIDEFEHHGNQTKFDVLDILKENLNGSIVEHGVDIEKPKFVKHLNGEAEQLQSRSQPQDASIKIKENKWEQVKRGSKIIVQVIKEGLGTKGPTLTAYPKLRSRFWVLMTCCKTIGISKKISGVDRTRLRLIAKTLQPTGFGLTVRTVASGHSLEELQRDLEGLLSTWKNIVDDGKSAALAADEGVEGAVPVMLHRAMGQTLSVVQDYFNEKVESMVVDSPRTYHEVTNYLQDIAPDLCDRVELYSERTPLFDKYNIEEEINSILTKRVPLANGGYLVIEQTEALVSIDVNGGHCMLGQGTSQEKAILEVNLAAAKQIARESRLRDIGGIIVVDFIDMVDDSNKRLVYEEVKKAVERDRSTVKVSELSRNGLMEITRKRVRPSVTFMISEPCICCQATGRVEALETSFSKIEHEICRLLSTMDQKADLGKPKSWPRFILRVDRHMCNYLTSGKRTRLAVLSSSLKVWILLKVARGLNRGAFELKLLTDEASDKGERDSAAISVLRPKEVSPPRVTLFPIKNWKTGRK